AACGATTACAGGTGCTCATCAATGACTTTTTATGTGCAAAATGATAGAAAGGAGATTGATTTTTTCTAGTACTGACCTGAAATCGTTATCATACACATCATCCATGATTCTAATTTTTCAAAGGGGGCAACACATTATGAAAGTTTGGAAAAAAGTAGTGACAGGTTCTGTGGCTTTGACCATGGCAGGAACGCTTGCAGCTTGCGGGAACGATGACAATGCTGACAACAACGCACCGGCAAATGACGCGGCGGATAACAACGCCAACGAGAACAATGTCAACGACAATGATGAGAACGATGAAGAAGCAGCTGAAGATCAAGAAGAAGTAACGATCACGTATGCACGCGGTTATGATGCAACGGGCGCAACAGACGTGCTGATTGAAGAATTCATGGCAGAAAACCCGCATATTACAGTGGAGTTTCGTGAAATGCCGGCGGATACCGGTCAATCTCATGACCAGTATGTAACGGAATTCAGTGCAGGTGACGACACCATCGACGTATTTGACGCAGACGTGATCTGGCCGGCGGAATTTGCACAGGCGCAATACATCCTCGAGCTGGACCGCTTTATCGAGCGGGATGACATTGACATGGATGAGTTCTTCCCGGGAACCGTACAATCCGGTCAATACGAAGGACGACAGTGGGCGATGCCGAAGTTTACCGATGCCGGCTTACTCTACTACCGCTCCGATATCGTCGACACACCGCCTGAAACTTGGGACGAGCTGATTGACATGGCCGGTGAGTACATGGGCGAAGAAGGCACGGAATACGGGTACCTGATGCAGGCCAACCAGTATGAAGGCCTTGTCGTTAACGCGGTCGAATTCATTGCCTCTTACGGCGGTGCAGTACTCGACGAAAATGAAAATGTTGTCGTGAATTCACCTGAAACGGTTGCCGCCATCGAAAAAATGGTCGAAATCGTTGAATCGGATATCACACCAAGCAACATCAACAACTTCATGGAAACAGAAACGCACAATGCGTTCTTGAACGGGGATGCAGTCTTTGCCCGAAACTGGCCGTACATGCAAGCCATGACCGAAAACGAAGATGAGTCGAACATTGCTGGTAACTCAGCGTTTGCACTGCTTCCTGCAGGTGATGACGGAAGCGCGTCAGGCCTTGGTGGCTGGATGACGATGATCAACCGTAACTCGAATCATCCTGAAGAAGCCTGGGAACTGATGAAGTTCATGTCCAGCTATGAAGGACAGAAAATTTCTGCCATCGAAGGCGGAAATGCACCAACGATGCGTTCCCTTTACGATGACGAAGAAGTACAGGATTCAGCACCATTGTTCGCAGA
This Salisediminibacterium beveridgei DNA region includes the following protein-coding sequences:
- a CDS encoding ABC transporter substrate-binding protein, whose protein sequence is MKVWKKVVTGSVALTMAGTLAACGNDDNADNNAPANDAADNNANENNVNDNDENDEEAAEDQEEVTITYARGYDATGATDVLIEEFMAENPHITVEFREMPADTGQSHDQYVTEFSAGDDTIDVFDADVIWPAEFAQAQYILELDRFIERDDIDMDEFFPGTVQSGQYEGRQWAMPKFTDAGLLYYRSDIVDTPPETWDELIDMAGEYMGEEGTEYGYLMQANQYEGLVVNAVEFIASYGGAVLDENENVVVNSPETVAAIEKMVEIVESDITPSNINNFMETETHNAFLNGDAVFARNWPYMQAMTENEDESNIAGNSAFALLPAGDDGSASGLGGWMTMINRNSNHPEEAWELMKFMSSYEGQKISAIEGGNAPTMRSLYDDEEVQDSAPLFADPEFVETLENAVPRPVSPIYPQISDLMQIELSRALAGDISPEEAAENMEQAITDALAE